DNA from Desulfitobacterium chlororespirans DSM 11544:
GGCCCTAACCCGAAGGTAAACGGCAGGAGCAGGGCCATGGCCACAATCCCGCCCAGTCCCGGCATAAAGCTGATCAACAGCCCGAAAGCGACCCCGATTGTCATGTACGACATGGCTTGAAAGGTAAAAAGTGACATAAGCCCGTCCAGTGAAGCCTGTAACATAACATCCCTCCTTGTTTATTCTTTTTATAAGGCGACCAAGGGAAACACAATCTTAATGCAATCTTTAGGACAGTCCATACGACAGGCTCCACATAACCAGCACTCATCCGGATAGTTAACCACCGGCATTTTTGTCCTTTCATCCATAAAAATCAAATCTCCCGGGCAATTCCGTTCACAAAGACCACACCCATTGCAACGGATATAATCGATTTTAACTGGCTGCACCCTGCACCCTCCTCTCTGGGCGTAACTCGATAAAACAAACCGCTTCCGGAAGTCAGCTGTCGGCGGGAACATAACGAACCTTCAACTCTCCCTCCCGGCAGGTCAGGTGAGTCGATTTATGCCACTCCGCCCGGGTCTCCGGATAATCACGGCGATAATGGGATAAGCCAAAACGGCTTTCCGTCCTGGTCAGGGCCCCGAAAGCTATCCCCTTGCTGATCAAAAGCAGATCTCTCAGTTCATGAATTCTCATCAGTTCGTGTCCGTTCTCTGCTTTAACCAGGCCAAAGGTTTCCTGCAACTTATGCAATTCCTGCCAGCCGGTTTTCAGCCCTGCCCCCGACCGGTTGATGCTGAGATAGTCGCTCATAATCTGACGCAGCTTGTCTTCCGCTTCCTGATAGGTATAATCTCCCTTGCTTTGGAAAGGGGCGTAGACGGTTTCTTTTAATTGGGCAATCTGTTCCGGGGAAGGTTCAGCCGGTTTCTTGTTCTGGAGCGCATACTGAGCCGCCTCAGCTCCTGCCGATTGCCCAAAGCACATGGAGCCGGCCAGGCTGCCGATTCCTACGGCGCAGGCACCGCCGGCGAAAAGG
Protein-coding regions in this window:
- a CDS encoding 4Fe-4S dicluster domain-containing protein, giving the protein MQPVKIDYIRCNGCGLCERNCPGDLIFMDERTKMPVVNYPDECWLCGACRMDCPKDCIKIVFPLVAL